In Sebaldella termitidis ATCC 33386, one DNA window encodes the following:
- a CDS encoding ABC transporter ATP-binding protein, protein MTMNIANETNGETEKEKAGYILEMENIRKEFLGGKVIANEDITLKVKKGEIHAIVGENGAGKSTLMKMLNGLYEPTSGKILYKGKEINIDSPSVAAKTGIGMVYQHFMLVDTLTVAENMVLGFEPSIMGKFDKKKARQDVIDVAEKYGLNINPDSKVEDLSVGIQQRIEILKILFKGAELLIFDEPSAVLTPQEVKELYQIMRNLVKEGKTIIFITHKLQEVLDVSDNITVIRKGKNAGSIKTSEATKEIIANMMVGRKVLFEVNRPDVELGKDLVEVLNMRVNGDNGLEAVKGVDLIIHEGEVLGIAGVEGNGQTELIEALAGLRKVEKGSFRIGEQNLTHSSPRDRRESGLSHIPEDRHKRAAIDDFTIEENMILGVENNYCRGSILDFGKITEKTNEYIKKYDIRTPDSKVKFGGLSGGNQQKVVVARELEKENRFIIASQPTRGVDIGAIEMIHNTILSEKKNKKAILVVSAELSEVMSLSDKIAVMYEGKIVGVLKREEATTEKLGILMAGGKIDE, encoded by the coding sequence ATGACTATGAATATTGCAAATGAAACAAATGGTGAAACAGAAAAAGAGAAAGCAGGATATATCCTGGAGATGGAAAATATACGTAAGGAATTTTTAGGCGGGAAGGTAATAGCGAATGAAGATATTACCTTAAAGGTAAAAAAGGGAGAAATCCATGCAATAGTCGGTGAAAACGGAGCAGGGAAATCCACACTGATGAAAATGCTGAATGGACTGTATGAGCCTACAAGCGGGAAGATACTCTATAAGGGAAAGGAAATAAATATAGATTCACCGTCAGTAGCAGCCAAGACAGGAATAGGAATGGTTTATCAGCACTTTATGCTGGTAGATACTCTTACTGTGGCAGAAAATATGGTTCTTGGTTTTGAGCCGAGTATAATGGGGAAATTTGATAAGAAGAAGGCAAGACAGGATGTAATAGATGTAGCAGAGAAATACGGACTTAATATAAATCCTGATTCAAAAGTAGAAGACCTTTCGGTAGGTATACAGCAGAGAATAGAGATACTGAAAATACTTTTCAAGGGAGCGGAGCTTCTGATATTTGACGAGCCGAGTGCAGTGCTGACACCGCAGGAGGTAAAGGAACTGTATCAGATAATGAGGAATCTGGTAAAAGAGGGGAAAACAATAATATTCATAACACATAAATTACAGGAAGTACTTGATGTTTCAGATAATATAACAGTAATAAGAAAAGGAAAGAACGCGGGAAGTATAAAGACAAGCGAGGCAACAAAAGAGATAATAGCCAATATGATGGTAGGAAGAAAGGTATTGTTTGAAGTAAACAGACCAGATGTAGAGCTTGGAAAAGACTTAGTAGAAGTACTGAATATGAGAGTAAACGGAGATAACGGTCTTGAGGCGGTAAAGGGAGTAGACCTGATAATCCATGAAGGAGAAGTACTGGGAATAGCAGGAGTGGAAGGGAACGGTCAGACAGAGCTGATAGAAGCGTTGGCAGGACTGAGAAAGGTGGAGAAGGGAAGCTTTAGAATAGGAGAGCAGAATCTGACACATTCATCACCGAGAGACAGAAGAGAAAGCGGACTTTCCCATATACCGGAAGACAGACATAAGAGAGCAGCAATAGATGATTTTACAATAGAGGAAAATATGATACTCGGAGTGGAAAATAATTACTGCCGGGGATCAATACTGGATTTTGGAAAAATAACAGAGAAAACAAATGAATATATAAAGAAATATGATATAAGAACCCCTGATTCAAAGGTAAAGTTCGGAGGACTGTCAGGAGGAAACCAGCAGAAGGTGGTAGTAGCAAGAGAGCTGGAGAAGGAAAATAGATTCATAATAGCGTCACAGCCGACAAGAGGAGTTGATATAGGAGCAATAGAGATGATCCATAATACAATCCTGAGTGAAAAAAAGAACAAGAAGGCAATACTGGTAGTATCGGCAGAGTTATCCGAGGTAATGAGCTTAAGTGACAAGATAGCGGTAATGTATGAAGGAAAAATAGTGGGAGTACTGAAAAGAGAAGAGGCAACGACAGAGAAACTGGGAATATTAATGGCAGGAGGTAAAATTGATGAATAA
- a CDS encoding ABC transporter permease — protein sequence MNKKYVEILTPLLAVLTALIIGGIIIQLNGVNAFEAYGQLFKSAFYQANPKAPFMSGLAKTLLTATPMIFVGLSVMIAFKAGLFNIGAQGQMIMGGVAAAVVGIYVKNAFLGNFVTAIIAAGIAGFLWASISGYLKAKFGVHEVISTIMLNYIAINLQNYLLNYPLKDPASQNVQTMKVLEPARLFLLAPSTKQKLNLGFILAIAAVILVWYFFGKTKQGYEMKAVGLNAGSAENAGIKIKKNIIFAMGLAGILAGIGGAERVLGGSAQYAYTELIMGELGFTGVAVSLLGKSNPIGVFIAAIFYASLEIGGQSLQSMRIPKEVVYIIQALIIIFVAGENLFRYMLSKRGGKKQ from the coding sequence ATGAATAAAAAGTATGTGGAAATTTTAACTCCGTTACTGGCGGTATTGACAGCCTTAATAATAGGGGGAATAATAATCCAGCTGAATGGTGTAAATGCATTTGAGGCATATGGTCAGTTATTTAAGTCGGCATTTTATCAGGCAAATCCGAAGGCACCGTTTATGAGCGGACTGGCAAAGACACTGCTGACGGCAACACCGATGATATTTGTGGGATTATCAGTAATGATAGCTTTTAAGGCGGGATTATTTAATATAGGAGCCCAGGGACAGATGATAATGGGCGGAGTAGCAGCAGCAGTAGTAGGGATATATGTGAAGAATGCTTTTCTGGGTAACTTTGTAACAGCAATAATAGCAGCAGGAATAGCAGGTTTTTTATGGGCTTCGATATCAGGTTATCTGAAAGCAAAGTTTGGAGTTCATGAGGTAATAAGTACAATAATGTTAAACTATATAGCAATCAATCTGCAGAATTATCTTCTGAACTATCCGTTGAAAGATCCGGCATCCCAGAATGTCCAGACAATGAAGGTACTGGAACCGGCAAGATTGTTTTTGCTTGCACCGTCAACAAAACAGAAGCTGAATTTAGGATTTATACTGGCAATAGCAGCGGTAATACTGGTATGGTATTTCTTCGGTAAGACAAAACAGGGCTATGAGATGAAGGCAGTAGGTCTGAATGCAGGTTCTGCAGAGAATGCGGGAATAAAGATAAAGAAGAATATAATATTTGCAATGGGACTTGCGGGAATACTGGCAGGAATAGGAGGAGCGGAAAGAGTTCTCGGAGGTTCTGCACAGTATGCTTATACGGAGCTGATAATGGGAGAGCTTGGCTTTACGGGAGTAGCAGTATCCTTATTGGGGAAAAGTAATCCAATAGGAGTATTTATAGCGGCGATCTTTTATGCCTCGCTGGAAATAGGCGGGCAGAGTCTTCAGAGTATGAGGATACCGAAAGAAGTGGTATATATAATCCAGGCATTAATAATAATATTTGTGGCAGGAGAAAATCTATTCAGATATATGTTATCAAAAAGAGGAGGTAAAAAACAATGA
- a CDS encoding ABC transporter permease, producing MMEILGQILMLAPPILITAVGACFTEITGVTNLGLEGMMLCGAFAGATVSYYTGNPYMGLIAGVLAGGIISLVHAFISINLRGNQIVSGVAINLLAVALTSYLIKVLFKVAGSTPAAPRQASLMFVLILIYGLAIISNYIMYGTVLGLRMRAVGEHPLAADTVGINVYLIRYIGVVMSGLYAGLGGAYMTTVMLPSFSNNMSAGRGFMAMAAMIFGKWKPWGAMLASFLFAFGSVLEVQLKIHYPNFPQQFLAMIPYVLTLLALVGFVGKAKAPASSGQPYEKQ from the coding sequence ATGATGGAAATATTAGGACAAATCTTGATGTTGGCCCCTCCGATATTAATAACAGCAGTAGGAGCATGTTTTACGGAAATAACAGGAGTAACGAACCTTGGTTTAGAGGGAATGATGTTATGCGGAGCATTTGCAGGAGCGACAGTATCATATTATACAGGTAATCCTTATATGGGATTAATAGCAGGAGTACTGGCAGGGGGAATAATATCTCTGGTCCATGCGTTTATAAGTATAAACTTACGAGGAAACCAGATAGTAAGCGGAGTTGCGATAAACCTTCTTGCAGTTGCACTGACCTCCTATCTGATAAAGGTATTGTTTAAGGTAGCGGGTTCGACACCTGCAGCACCGAGACAGGCAAGTCTGATGTTTGTACTGATACTGATATACGGTTTGGCAATAATATCGAATTATATAATGTACGGAACAGTATTGGGACTGAGAATGAGAGCAGTGGGAGAGCATCCGCTGGCAGCGGATACAGTGGGAATAAATGTATATTTGATAAGATATATAGGAGTAGTAATGTCAGGACTGTATGCAGGACTGGGAGGAGCATATATGACGACGGTAATGCTGCCTTCATTCAGCAATAACATGTCGGCGGGAAGAGGATTTATGGCAATGGCAGCGATGATATTCGGAAAGTGGAAGCCTTGGGGAGCAATGCTTGCGAGTTTCTTATTTGCCTTTGGAAGTGTACTGGAGGTCCAGTTAAAGATCCATTATCCGAACTTTCCGCAGCAGTTTTTGGCGATGATTCCGTATGTACTGACACTGCTTGCCTTGGTAGGCTTTGTAGGGAAGGCAAAGGCACCGGCTTCTTCGGGACAGCCTTATGAAAAACAGTAA
- a CDS encoding LexA family transcriptional regulator, with the protein MLNTGEILEKYLKGRMSMTDLAGLLGITPQYISSVLNNTKRPSKNFLEKFYMIFDVMEEDKENIENYEEFRRLPENFQKEYLKLKEKNSKNTPKGSGILKFPLKAIVESGLGLLNELEKEEYISIPETDSVSENSFFIKIYGNELEPEFINKDMLLMDPESCGELYLMNNKICVLKHNNELFLRRVEYFKEVVILRCINNKLNPIVITGENIEKIQCTGRVRQIIRYLE; encoded by the coding sequence ATGTTAAATACAGGAGAAATACTGGAAAAGTATCTAAAGGGCAGAATGAGTATGACGGATCTGGCAGGATTACTGGGGATTACGCCGCAGTATATCAGCAGTGTACTGAATAATACCAAAAGACCTTCCAAAAATTTTCTGGAAAAGTTTTATATGATTTTTGATGTAATGGAGGAAGATAAAGAAAATATAGAGAATTATGAAGAATTTAGACGTCTTCCCGAAAATTTTCAAAAAGAATATTTGAAATTAAAAGAAAAAAATTCAAAAAACACTCCAAAAGGCTCAGGAATATTAAAATTTCCATTGAAGGCTATTGTGGAATCAGGACTGGGACTTTTGAATGAACTGGAAAAAGAGGAATATATAAGTATTCCGGAAACAGATTCTGTTTCTGAAAACAGCTTTTTTATAAAGATATACGGAAATGAACTGGAACCCGAGTTTATAAATAAGGATATGCTTCTTATGGATCCTGAAAGCTGCGGTGAATTATATCTTATGAATAACAAAATCTGTGTTTTGAAGCATAATAATGAATTATTTCTGAGAAGAGTAGAGTACTTTAAAGAGGTAGTTATTCTCAGATGTATTAATAATAAGCTTAATCCCATAGTTATTACAGGTGAAAATATTGAAAAAATCCAGTGTACGGGGCGTGTAAGACAGATTATAAGATATCTGGAATAA
- a CDS encoding helix-turn-helix domain-containing protein, translated as MFLDLLKRHIEERGQRFSQIAKYLDKSVSYVNEIHKGRREIKLNDIVKFTEALELDFHDKVEFIELYLSEKYPELFKVLKMNVSAIESIPVLETENVLNYREKTESYMHIPVIYSNIKGVLAIKLEKDFLENKFLKDDYLILKLRENSGFTEECLGKYILYPEENGIYLDKLTENSGKYYFLVKNAEIPDTSKIIGYVIGKYTDIY; from the coding sequence ATGTTTTTAGATTTGTTAAAGAGACATATTGAGGAAAGGGGACAGAGATTTTCACAGATAGCAAAATATCTGGATAAATCTGTTTCTTATGTTAATGAGATTCATAAAGGGAGAAGAGAAATAAAGCTTAATGATATCGTTAAGTTTACAGAAGCTTTGGAGCTGGATTTTCATGATAAAGTAGAGTTTATAGAGTTATATTTGTCTGAAAAATATCCTGAGTTATTTAAAGTACTGAAAATGAATGTCAGTGCAATTGAGAGTATTCCTGTTCTTGAAACGGAAAATGTCCTGAATTACAGGGAAAAAACAGAAAGCTATATGCATATACCTGTTATTTACTCCAATATAAAAGGAGTGCTGGCAATAAAGCTTGAAAAAGATTTTTTGGAAAATAAATTTTTGAAAGACGATTATTTGATTTTGAAATTAAGAGAAAATTCTGGTTTTACAGAGGAATGTCTGGGAAAATATATTCTTTATCCAGAAGAAAACGGGATATATCTTGATAAGCTGACTGAAAACAGCGGGAAATATTATTTTCTTGTCAAAAATGCCGAAATACCGGATACTAGTAAAATAATTGGTTACGTAATAGGTAAGTATACTGATATTTATTAG
- the thiD gene encoding bifunctional hydroxymethylpyrimidine kinase/phosphomethylpyrimidine kinase, which produces MKKILSIAGSDCSGGAGIQADLKTFSAHGLFGMSVIVSVVAENTSRVIDIQNISPDMIRKQIDAVFEDIGTDAVKIGMLSGEESMRAVAEKLSEYKAQNVVADPVMYAKNGCPLMDPDSVGALIDIIIPAADLLTPNIPEAERIAGITIENTEDMKKAAAKIHKMGSRNVLVKGGHLEKEALDILYDGKDYYYFNSERINTKNTHGTGCTYSSAIASNLALGMGLENAVRKAKIYVTTAIRHSLNIGKGHGPTNHFYSLYKNGLENGGGNHD; this is translated from the coding sequence ATGAAAAAAATTCTAAGTATCGCAGGCTCTGACTGCAGTGGAGGAGCAGGAATACAGGCAGATTTGAAAACTTTTTCGGCGCACGGACTTTTTGGAATGAGTGTAATTGTCTCTGTAGTAGCAGAGAATACCAGCAGGGTTATTGACATTCAAAATATAAGCCCTGATATGATCCGGAAACAGATTGATGCAGTTTTTGAAGATATTGGAACAGATGCTGTGAAAATAGGCATGCTTTCCGGAGAGGAGAGTATGAGAGCTGTGGCAGAAAAGCTTTCGGAATATAAGGCACAAAATGTAGTGGCAGATCCTGTAATGTATGCAAAAAACGGATGTCCGCTAATGGATCCTGATTCTGTAGGAGCTTTGATAGACATAATAATTCCGGCGGCCGATCTGCTTACGCCTAATATTCCCGAGGCGGAAAGAATAGCAGGGATTACAATTGAAAATACCGAAGATATGAAGAAGGCAGCAGCCAAAATACATAAAATGGGAAGCAGAAATGTACTGGTAAAAGGCGGGCATCTTGAGAAGGAAGCACTTGATATTTTGTATGACGGAAAAGATTATTATTATTTTAACTCGGAAAGGATAAATACAAAAAATACACATGGAACGGGCTGTACTTATTCATCAGCAATTGCTTCAAATCTTGCGTTGGGAATGGGGCTGGAAAATGCTGTGAGAAAAGCAAAAATTTATGTGACAACAGCTATAAGACATTCGCTTAATATAGGAAAAGGACATGGTCCTACCAATCATTTTTATTCTTTATATAAGAACGGACTTGAAAACGGAGGTGGGAATCATGACTAA
- the thiM gene encoding hydroxyethylthiazole kinase has translation MTKKLTDIIKEYPDAVRTEKPLIHHITNYVTVNDCANITLAAGASPVMADDPEEAEDIVSLASALVINMGTLNKRTIESMITAGKAAKKKNIPVIFDPVGAGAGTLRNETAARILKEVRPSVLKGNVSEILFISGVSSGAKGVDVSENDKNIREEIICEKIKKLALKTGCVVAATGEKDIISDGKRVIYVENGHRMMSDITGTGCMTTSLTAVFCSVSNDLLLGTAAGILYMGLAGEKAFNEAGNRGSGSFRTALIDQIYNTSRKNIEENAKIFER, from the coding sequence ATGACTAAAAAACTAACAGATATAATAAAGGAATATCCTGATGCGGTAAGAACAGAAAAACCTCTTATTCATCATATTACCAATTATGTAACAGTTAATGACTGTGCTAATATTACACTTGCCGCCGGGGCATCTCCCGTGATGGCTGATGATCCTGAAGAAGCTGAGGATATTGTTTCTCTGGCTTCGGCACTGGTAATAAATATGGGAACGCTGAATAAAAGAACTATAGAATCAATGATAACTGCCGGTAAAGCAGCAAAGAAAAAGAATATTCCGGTAATTTTTGATCCTGTGGGTGCAGGAGCAGGAACTCTCAGAAATGAAACTGCAGCAAGAATTCTGAAAGAAGTGAGACCGTCTGTTCTGAAAGGCAATGTATCTGAAATATTATTTATTTCAGGAGTAAGCTCCGGAGCAAAGGGAGTGGATGTTTCTGAAAATGATAAAAATATAAGAGAGGAAATTATCTGCGAGAAGATAAAGAAACTGGCTCTGAAAACCGGCTGTGTAGTAGCTGCTACAGGTGAAAAAGATATTATCTCAGACGGGAAAAGGGTCATATATGTGGAAAACGGACATAGAATGATGTCGGATATTACGGGAACAGGATGTATGACCACATCACTGACAGCAGTATTTTGCAGTGTCAGTAATGATCTGCTGCTGGGGACAGCAGCAGGAATCCTGTATATGGGACTTGCGGGAGAAAAAGCTTTTAATGAAGCAGGAAACCGGGGAAGCGGGAGTTTCAGGACAGCACTTATTGATCAGATTTATAATACCAGCAGAAAGAATATAGAAGAAAATGCCAAAATTTTTGAAAGATGA
- the thiE gene encoding thiamine phosphate synthase has protein sequence MADTSFMTLETAEKKVTEAIEGGVTIVQLRAKDISAAEFYNMALKIKMVTGYYNVPLIINDRVDIAIAADADGVHTGQEDLPAGEVRKLIGMNKIMGISVSNTSEAEKAERESADYLGAGAMFPTDTKLDAKYVNLEELGEIKKKVQIPVVAIGGINAENAGQLFCAGADGIAVVSAILGEKNIKEAALKLALK, from the coding sequence GTGGCAGACACCAGTTTTATGACATTAGAAACCGCAGAAAAGAAAGTGACAGAGGCAATAGAGGGAGGGGTAACAATAGTACAGCTGCGGGCAAAGGATATTTCAGCAGCGGAATTTTATAATATGGCTTTAAAAATAAAAATGGTAACGGGTTATTATAATGTGCCATTGATAATAAATGACAGGGTAGATATAGCAATAGCCGCAGATGCAGATGGCGTACATACAGGTCAGGAGGATTTGCCTGCCGGAGAAGTAAGAAAATTAATAGGTATGAATAAGATAATGGGAATATCCGTTTCAAATACCTCCGAAGCAGAAAAGGCAGAGAGAGAAAGTGCGGATTATCTGGGAGCAGGAGCAATGTTTCCCACAGATACTAAGCTGGATGCAAAATATGTAAATCTTGAAGAGCTTGGGGAAATAAAGAAAAAAGTACAGATACCCGTAGTAGCAATAGGGGGAATAAATGCAGAGAATGCAGGACAACTGTTTTGTGCAGGTGCAGACGGTATAGCTGTGGTTTCAGCAATATTAGGAGAAAAAAATATAAAAGAAGCAGCTTTGAAGCTGGCTTTAAAATAG